A region from the Natronorubrum halophilum genome encodes:
- a CDS encoding ABC transporter permease, whose translation MGDDEFDVDAAGTRRTRWKGLVSVSIVRLWKRTVQTKSGRIVATISAVALTIALLIVVTGIALALADGGAIADNDAAVQISPEESDTLSAVDGVEGPRLGETNERAETIRGEDGVDHASPVLIEPVQFEPADGEGDPRTVLLVGVVPDDEPRTVSGLSTEHLEPGDSHYANGSYNGTRQGEIVLSAAAANRLEAETGDELAVGGAHIPANVSAPSVTATTVEQAGDGDDETPIALVHLSELQTLAGADDGQLADQMLIWGDAGAGETAAADAYPDAAIESTGGADPSSLFGDGLAFATSLLALVVGIAICASFVATTAGMTVNEDRRMLAVLESVGFPTHSRLVVVAMSTLLTTLCGALLGIVLGVIGIHGVNAAASATVSPGAVAQVHPVFVPYALVVALVSGLVAIPYPLAVASRTSVLEEVGR comes from the coding sequence ATGGGGGATGACGAGTTCGACGTAGATGCCGCCGGAACGCGTCGGACTCGGTGGAAAGGACTCGTTAGCGTCTCGATCGTTCGGCTGTGGAAACGCACGGTACAAACCAAATCGGGCCGAATCGTGGCGACGATCAGCGCCGTCGCGCTGACGATCGCGCTACTCATCGTCGTAACGGGAATCGCGCTGGCGCTCGCCGACGGCGGAGCGATCGCGGACAACGACGCCGCTGTCCAGATCAGTCCCGAAGAGAGCGACACCCTGTCGGCCGTCGACGGAGTCGAGGGGCCGCGACTCGGCGAGACCAACGAACGAGCCGAGACGATCCGCGGTGAAGACGGCGTCGACCACGCGTCGCCGGTTCTGATCGAACCGGTCCAGTTCGAGCCGGCGGACGGGGAGGGCGATCCACGGACGGTATTGCTCGTCGGGGTCGTTCCCGACGACGAACCGCGGACTGTCAGCGGGCTCTCAACGGAGCACCTCGAGCCGGGTGACTCGCACTACGCGAACGGCTCGTACAACGGCACCCGGCAGGGAGAGATCGTGCTCTCGGCGGCCGCTGCGAACCGACTCGAGGCGGAGACCGGCGACGAACTCGCCGTCGGGGGCGCACACATTCCCGCAAACGTCTCGGCACCGTCGGTTACCGCGACTACCGTCGAGCAGGCCGGCGACGGCGACGACGAGACGCCGATCGCGCTCGTTCACCTGAGCGAACTACAGACGCTCGCCGGAGCCGACGACGGCCAACTCGCCGACCAGATGTTGATCTGGGGCGACGCCGGTGCCGGGGAGACCGCCGCGGCGGATGCGTATCCCGACGCGGCGATTGAATCCACCGGCGGAGCCGACCCGTCGTCGCTGTTCGGCGACGGGCTGGCGTTCGCGACGAGTCTGCTCGCGCTGGTCGTCGGCATCGCGATCTGCGCCTCGTTCGTCGCGACGACCGCGGGAATGACCGTCAACGAGGACCGCCGTATGCTCGCCGTCCTCGAGTCGGTCGGGTTCCCCACCCACAGCCGACTCGTGGTCGTCGCGATGTCGACGCTCCTAACGACGCTGTGCGGTGCGCTTCTCGGGATCGTCCTGGGGGTCATCGGCATCCACGGCGTCAACGCGGCCGCCAGCGCGACCGTCTCCCCGGGTGCCGTCGCGCAGGTCCACCCGGTGTTCGTGCCCTACGCGCTCGTCGTCGCGCTCGTTTCCGGGCTCGTCGCCATCCCCTACCCGCTCGCGGTGGCCTCTCGGACGTCCGTACTCGAGGAGGTGGGACGATGA
- a CDS encoding DUF7139 domain-containing protein, with protein sequence MSAEQPADGYLFDLYRRYIGEPEDRTDIYVGFGLFLGGIGLAIIALVLFLWSTTFEARTAAYVTWSEPAYAIVMIALPLLMLGIVVLLPSERRVLYTSIAGVAVTIAAVAGFLYAYPDHWNGYGNNYTVQVVAVYAVGLAGITASTGAALIAHYLDMARTIEQVEADEGGDDNEEFSDADIREDIDNAMEGVDLSWGGVEKTEHRRLNFSGDDFDEISVDTDAGTKTARSTGVDAQVAGLKGLKGGEKKKTTSQSTVDDQTAKLKQLREQQQAEELATADDSSLGPLSSLLERFRNLVKRQ encoded by the coding sequence ATGTCAGCGGAACAGCCTGCAGACGGGTATCTCTTCGACCTTTACCGTCGATACATCGGTGAGCCAGAGGACCGGACCGACATCTACGTCGGATTCGGTCTGTTCCTCGGCGGAATCGGCCTCGCGATCATCGCCCTGGTGCTCTTTTTGTGGAGCACCACGTTCGAGGCCCGAACCGCGGCGTACGTCACGTGGTCCGAGCCGGCGTACGCGATCGTCATGATCGCGCTTCCCCTGTTGATGCTCGGAATCGTGGTCTTGCTCCCGTCGGAACGCCGAGTACTGTACACGTCGATCGCCGGCGTCGCCGTGACCATCGCGGCCGTCGCCGGGTTCCTCTACGCCTATCCCGATCACTGGAACGGCTACGGGAACAATTACACGGTGCAGGTCGTCGCGGTCTACGCCGTGGGACTGGCCGGGATCACCGCCTCGACCGGTGCAGCACTGATCGCTCACTATCTCGACATGGCCCGCACCATCGAACAGGTCGAAGCCGATGAGGGCGGAGACGATAACGAGGAGTTCTCCGACGCGGATATCCGCGAAGACATCGATAACGCGATGGAGGGGGTCGATCTCTCCTGGGGTGGCGTCGAAAAGACCGAACACCGCCGACTCAATTTCTCGGGAGACGATTTCGACGAGATCTCGGTCGACACCGACGCCGGGACGAAGACGGCCCGCTCGACCGGCGTCGACGCGCAGGTCGCCGGACTCAAGGGGCTGAAAGGCGGCGAGAAGAAGAAAACGACCTCGCAATCGACGGTCGACGATCAGACGGCGAAGCTAAAACAACTCCGCGAACAACAGCAAGCGGAGGAGTTGGCGACCGCGGACGACAGCTCGCTCGGACCGCTCTCGAGCCTGCTCGAGCGGTTCCGTAACCTCGTCAAGCGGCAGTAA
- a CDS encoding disk-shape morphogenesis protein volactin, producing the protein MAKGLDVGTMNILSAQQDGNDTVFVQQRNSFVEIEYSDMAEQMLSRSEVLHIRKDDKVYVVGDDALNFANIFNKETRRPMKHGILSNDEKSAIPMMKLIIEQVVGEPAYPDEKLYFSSPADPIDSDLSTLYHQKTIESFLDDMGYDSEPINEGMSVIYSELADNNFTGLGISFGAGMTNVCLSYYAVPVMKFSVARGGDWVDEQAARATGTPVDKVTSIKEDDFELDFTTDVGGVEGALSIYYENLLDYVIENIVKEVDEEDVEEGLDVPVVVTGGTSSPSGFEALFRDHLEDANIPFSISGVTHANEPLYSVARGGLVAARSDEDVDHDREEEEAEAPASE; encoded by the coding sequence ATGGCGAAAGGCCTAGATGTTGGGACGATGAACATCCTGTCTGCACAGCAGGATGGGAACGACACGGTGTTCGTGCAACAGCGAAACTCCTTCGTAGAGATCGAGTACTCGGATATGGCCGAGCAGATGCTCTCGCGAAGCGAAGTGCTCCACATTCGTAAGGACGACAAGGTGTACGTCGTCGGTGACGACGCCCTCAACTTTGCGAACATCTTCAACAAGGAAACGCGGCGGCCGATGAAACACGGGATCCTCTCGAACGACGAGAAGAGCGCAATCCCGATGATGAAGCTCATCATCGAGCAGGTCGTCGGCGAGCCGGCTTATCCCGACGAGAAACTCTACTTCTCGTCGCCGGCGGATCCGATCGATTCGGATCTCTCGACGCTGTACCACCAGAAAACGATCGAGTCGTTCTTAGACGACATGGGATACGACTCCGAACCGATCAACGAGGGGATGTCCGTCATCTACAGCGAACTCGCGGACAACAACTTCACCGGGCTGGGGATCAGTTTCGGTGCCGGGATGACGAACGTCTGTCTCTCCTACTACGCGGTGCCCGTCATGAAGTTCTCCGTCGCCCGCGGCGGCGACTGGGTCGACGAGCAGGCCGCCCGCGCGACCGGGACGCCGGTCGACAAGGTCACCTCGATCAAGGAAGACGACTTCGAACTCGACTTTACGACCGACGTCGGCGGCGTCGAGGGTGCCCTCTCGATTTACTACGAGAACCTGCTCGACTACGTCATCGAGAACATCGTCAAAGAGGTCGACGAGGAAGACGTCGAAGAGGGTCTCGACGTTCCCGTCGTCGTCACCGGCGGTACCTCGAGCCCGAGCGGCTTCGAGGCGCTGTTCCGTGACCACCTCGAGGACGCGAACATTCCGTTCTCGATCAGCGGTGTTACGCACGCGAACGAACCGCTCTACAGCGTTGCCCGCGGTGGCCTCGTGGCCGCCCGCTCCGACGAAGACGTCGACCACGACCGCGAGGAGGAAGAAGCCGAAGCACCGGCGAGCGAGTAA
- a CDS encoding METTL5 family protein, translated as MSGPSRRTLARALEALDDFSEPSAALEQYLTPPEIAAHIAHQARLQGDLEAQVVDLGTGTGMLAIAASLAEADRVLGIDVDPNALALARANAARIDEAGKHGPLCWLRGDATRAPLSLTDATVLSNPPFGAQRGNRHADRTFLETARSIAAVSYTIHNEGSREFVESFADDEGGDVTHAFRAEFPIAKRFDFHTEAEATLEAEVFRIEWS; from the coding sequence ATGTCCGGCCCGTCTCGACGAACCCTCGCTCGAGCGCTCGAGGCGCTCGACGATTTTTCCGAGCCCTCCGCTGCACTCGAGCAGTACCTCACTCCTCCGGAGATCGCCGCCCACATCGCCCACCAGGCGCGGCTTCAGGGCGATCTCGAAGCGCAGGTCGTCGACCTCGGCACCGGAACGGGGATGCTCGCGATCGCCGCCTCGCTCGCGGAAGCCGATCGTGTTCTGGGAATCGACGTCGACCCCAATGCGCTCGCGCTGGCCCGGGCGAACGCCGCGCGGATCGACGAGGCGGGCAAGCACGGCCCGCTCTGCTGGCTCCGCGGTGACGCCACCCGCGCGCCGCTCTCGCTCACCGACGCGACCGTTCTCTCGAACCCGCCTTTCGGCGCGCAGCGCGGCAACCGCCACGCCGATCGCACGTTTCTCGAGACCGCGCGATCGATCGCCGCCGTCTCCTATACGATCCACAACGAAGGGAGCCGGGAGTTCGTCGAGTCGTTCGCCGACGACGAGGGGGGCGACGTCACGCACGCGTTTCGGGCCGAATTCCCGATCGCGAAGCGGTTCGATTTTCACACCGAAGCCGAGGCGACGCTCGAGGCGGAAGTGTTCCGAATCGAGTGGTCCTGA
- a CDS encoding ABC transporter permease, which produces MSLRRAATRTRAVFGLAFAQLRRSPGRTALTVFAVMLAVLSVTLLASLGVGVVETGEDGLENAGRDIWISSDPIDPSASGTENPIVGAHGVSADIAERDDVSSASPIAMHDVYIGTDADSLERTSAVGVPQTHDEFGFEEGGGFETELNFSEGEHLDGERPTEPTTEEIVLDPNTAEELDVSVGDTVYLGTSRETARDHEFTVVGIAAYYSQYLGSDAEAVPLTDLQAIAGTSGTDRATFVTASVEDDADADAVGAELDDEYAAYDVRTSDEQVGAMVEEQPLVLASGATLVGLALVGGIVLTVNLFALVAYQQRDELAALRAIGLSRWVLAGTIGAQGLVIGLLGGIIGLAATPLLAIGLNHLASTVAGFESLLQTPPEVYALGLVLAVVVGTIVALVTGWHAGRYARLEQLEG; this is translated from the coding sequence ATGAGCCTCCGACGAGCGGCGACGCGGACGAGAGCCGTGTTCGGCCTCGCGTTCGCACAGCTTCGGCGCTCCCCCGGTCGGACCGCACTCACCGTCTTCGCCGTGATGCTCGCGGTGTTGTCCGTGACGCTGCTCGCCAGTCTCGGCGTCGGCGTCGTCGAGACGGGCGAGGACGGCCTCGAAAACGCCGGTCGGGACATCTGGATCTCGAGCGACCCGATCGATCCCTCGGCCAGCGGAACGGAGAACCCGATCGTCGGCGCACACGGCGTTTCGGCCGATATCGCCGAACGCGACGACGTCAGCTCCGCCTCACCGATCGCGATGCACGACGTGTATATCGGGACTGACGCCGACTCCCTCGAGCGGACGTCGGCAGTCGGCGTCCCGCAGACGCACGACGAGTTCGGGTTCGAGGAGGGCGGCGGATTCGAAACCGAGCTGAACTTCTCCGAAGGCGAGCACCTCGACGGCGAACGTCCCACCGAGCCGACGACGGAAGAGATCGTCCTCGATCCCAACACCGCCGAGGAACTGGACGTCTCGGTCGGCGACACGGTCTATTTGGGAACGTCTCGAGAGACGGCTCGGGATCACGAGTTTACCGTCGTCGGGATCGCCGCGTACTACTCGCAGTATCTGGGATCGGATGCGGAAGCGGTTCCGCTGACCGATCTCCAGGCGATCGCCGGGACGTCGGGAACGGATCGAGCGACCTTCGTCACCGCCAGCGTCGAAGACGACGCCGACGCCGACGCGGTCGGGGCCGAACTCGACGACGAGTACGCCGCCTACGACGTTCGCACCAGCGACGAGCAGGTCGGCGCGATGGTCGAAGAGCAACCGCTCGTCCTCGCGAGCGGCGCGACGCTGGTCGGCCTCGCCCTCGTCGGCGGGATCGTGCTGACGGTCAACCTGTTCGCGCTCGTCGCCTACCAGCAGCGGGACGAACTCGCCGCGCTCCGGGCGATCGGGCTCTCTCGGTGGGTGCTCGCGGGAACGATCGGCGCACAGGGACTCGTCATCGGCTTGCTCGGCGGGATCATCGGCCTCGCTGCCACGCCGCTGCTCGCGATCGGGCTCAACCACCTCGCGTCGACCGTCGCCGGGTTCGAGTCCCTCCTGCAGACGCCGCCCGAGGTCTACGCGCTCGGCCTCGTCCTCGCGGTCGTCGTCGGGACGATCGTCGCACTCGTCACCGGCTGGCACGCCGGCCGCTACGCTCGCCTCGAGCAACTCGAGGGGTGA
- a CDS encoding ABC transporter ATP-binding protein, with the protein MSNHALQQATASDGQTSSDADSTAAVRLADVTHEYGANGGRGHSGGDRTVTALRDVSLAVQAGDIVGLEGPSGSGKSTILHAVTGLLVPTDGAVELLGTDLTALSNRKRTRLRRRHVGIVFQRFHLLSSLSARANVALPLVQAGIPRSKRRERAESLLEQVGLGDRINHLPGELSGGERQRVAIARALVTDPDVIVADEPTGELDTATGKEVLELLTDIGRDRAVLVASHDDATLAVADHVIGLRDGRVVTDGG; encoded by the coding sequence ATGAGCAACCATGCACTGCAGCAGGCGACCGCCTCGGATGGCCAGACGAGTAGCGACGCCGACTCGACGGCGGCCGTTCGTCTCGCGGACGTCACGCACGAGTACGGCGCGAACGGCGGCCGAGGCCACTCGGGCGGTGATCGGACGGTGACTGCACTCCGGGACGTCTCGCTCGCCGTTCAGGCGGGCGACATCGTCGGACTCGAAGGGCCAAGCGGGAGCGGGAAGTCGACGATTCTGCACGCGGTTACCGGCCTGTTGGTCCCGACCGACGGCGCGGTCGAGTTGCTCGGGACCGACCTCACCGCCCTCTCGAATCGGAAGCGAACGAGGCTCCGTCGTCGCCACGTCGGGATCGTCTTCCAGCGTTTTCATCTGCTGTCGTCCCTGTCCGCCCGGGCGAACGTCGCGTTGCCCCTCGTTCAGGCAGGGATCCCCCGGTCGAAACGGCGCGAGCGCGCCGAATCCTTACTCGAGCAGGTCGGTCTCGGGGATCGAATCAATCACCTTCCGGGCGAACTCAGCGGCGGCGAGCGCCAGCGCGTCGCGATCGCTCGAGCGCTCGTGACCGATCCGGACGTCATCGTCGCCGACGAGCCGACGGGCGAACTCGATACGGCGACCGGGAAGGAGGTGCTCGAACTTCTGACGGATATCGGTCGCGATCGGGCCGTGCTGGTCGCCTCGCACGACGATGCGACGCTCGCCGTCGCCGACCACGTGATCGGACTCCGCGACGGACGGGTGGTCACGGATGGGGGATGA
- a CDS encoding TFIIB-type zinc ribbon-containing protein, whose translation MKCPRCQGSLEELSLGDVSTVTCPHCAFADVPVEHVREDEEPESWRDAFNRFYEG comes from the coding sequence ATGAAGTGTCCACGGTGTCAGGGCTCGCTCGAGGAACTCTCGTTGGGCGACGTCTCGACGGTGACGTGTCCCCACTGTGCGTTCGCGGACGTTCCGGTCGAACACGTCCGCGAGGACGAAGAGCCGGAATCGTGGCGGGACGCGTTCAATCGGTTTTACGAGGGGTAA